A stretch of the Atribacteraceae bacterium genome encodes the following:
- a CDS encoding anthranilate synthase component I family protein: MGQITPNRDTFLHRSKQGYDYIPIQKSVLADRVTTISLFDRLRNRTPVIFLESAERGENWGRYSFLVLNVDAEYRMNEYGDCILDLEKRFPPASVYPEPDLPFLGGAVGFFSYDAVKCWEERVPRKPGSYPLTWFVDARRFLFFDHLKHRMGAVALVPAGEEESYRRAEEWVEETMNAAEQDGGPRRDEFRLTGEFRSNFTREDFENSVREVRRLIEEGHASQVVLSQKFSAPFTGDPFVAYRVLRSLNPSPYLYYLDAGDFQIAGSSPEMLVKLENGILRTKPIAGTRRRRSAGEEAAIIQDLMADEKERAEHIMLLDLGRNDLGRVCRSGTVAVEEFMKVERYSHVYHITSTVSGQLKEGLNSWRALAACFPAGTVSGAPKVRAMQVIEDLEPDARGPYAGALGYVSLNGSMDTCIVIRSMYFQNGTVTVQAGAGIVYDSVPENEYEETRSKAEALLLALQEAGRR; encoded by the coding sequence ATGGGGCAAATCACTCCGAACCGGGATACGTTTTTACACCGGTCAAAGCAAGGGTATGACTACATTCCAATACAAAAAAGCGTCCTGGCCGACCGGGTTACCACGATATCGCTCTTTGACCGCCTCCGGAACCGGACCCCGGTCATTTTCCTGGAAAGTGCCGAGAGGGGGGAGAATTGGGGCCGATACTCCTTCCTGGTTCTTAATGTGGACGCCGAGTACCGGATGAATGAGTACGGGGACTGTATTTTAGACCTGGAGAAGCGGTTTCCCCCCGCTTCGGTGTACCCTGAACCGGACCTCCCTTTTCTGGGCGGAGCGGTCGGTTTTTTCAGTTACGATGCAGTGAAGTGTTGGGAGGAGCGAGTGCCTCGCAAACCCGGATCCTATCCCTTGACCTGGTTCGTTGACGCCCGAAGATTTCTGTTTTTCGACCACTTGAAACATCGGATGGGAGCAGTGGCTCTGGTTCCGGCCGGAGAAGAGGAAAGCTACCGCCGGGCGGAGGAGTGGGTGGAGGAAACGATGAATGCGGCCGAACAGGACGGAGGGCCCCGCCGGGACGAGTTCCGTTTGACCGGGGAGTTTAGGTCGAATTTTACCCGGGAGGATTTCGAAAATTCGGTTAGAGAAGTGCGCAGGCTCATCGAAGAAGGCCATGCCTCCCAGGTGGTTTTGTCCCAGAAGTTCTCCGCGCCTTTCACTGGTGACCCTTTTGTGGCTTACCGGGTACTGCGTTCGCTCAATCCTTCTCCCTATCTGTATTACCTGGATGCCGGGGACTTCCAGATTGCCGGGTCCTCCCCGGAAATGCTGGTCAAGCTGGAGAACGGAATCCTGCGGACCAAGCCCATCGCCGGAACGAGACGGCGGAGGAGCGCCGGTGAAGAGGCGGCCATTATCCAGGACTTGATGGCAGACGAGAAAGAACGGGCCGAACACATAATGCTTCTGGATCTGGGGAGAAACGATCTGGGGCGGGTCTGCCGCAGCGGAACAGTGGCGGTCGAGGAATTCATGAAAGTGGAGCGTTATTCCCACGTCTACCACATCACCTCGACGGTCAGCGGTCAGTTGAAGGAGGGTCTGAATTCCTGGCGGGCACTGGCGGCCTGTTTCCCGGCCGGTACGGTCAGCGGCGCTCCCAAGGTCCGGGCCATGCAGGTGATCGAAGACCTGGAACCGGATGCCCGGGGACCCTATGCGGGGGCCTTGGGGTACGTGAGTCTTAACGGATCGATGGATACCTGTATCGTGATCCGCAGTATGTACTTTCAAAACGGGACAGTGACAGTGCAGGCCGGGGCGGGCATCGTGTACGATTCGGTCCCGGAAAACGAATACGAGGAGACCAGGAGTAAAGCCGAGGCCTTACTCCTGGCCTTACAGGAAGCGGGCAGGAGGTAA
- the trpD gene encoding anthranilate phosphoribosyltransferase, producing the protein MTLTLRDVLDRFREGKPFSFPECRLIMNAFLNGDYNSVQTASILTAFHLREVNADELAGFTEALRERAITFVLPPGTRAADNCGTGGDGAGTMNLSSAAALVACAAGLPIVKHGNRAVSSRSGSADFLEALGIQIQLTPEEMREVFLATGFAFLFAPVYHPAIRAVQPVRKDLGIRTLFNLIGPLANPAPVTAKLVGVSRAEDLPVFSQAMARLGYQRALTVWGEPGLDEVSPCGITRLLFRDGQSEHEYVFHPLDLGYGVCPLEAIRGGSAEDNAAMFRAIINGQERGPRHMAVVLNTAALFWVCGEVADLREGCERAEETLNSGQAREFVDRLVTTGSRLARKEV; encoded by the coding sequence ATGACCCTTACCCTGCGTGACGTCCTTGACCGGTTCCGCGAAGGAAAACCCTTCTCTTTCCCGGAATGCCGTTTGATCATGAACGCCTTCCTGAATGGCGACTACAATTCCGTTCAAACGGCCTCTATCCTCACCGCTTTTCATCTGCGGGAGGTAAATGCCGATGAGCTGGCCGGGTTCACGGAGGCTTTACGGGAACGGGCTATTACCTTTGTTCTCCCTCCGGGGACCCGGGCAGCGGATAACTGTGGAACCGGGGGTGATGGGGCGGGAACCATGAACTTATCGAGCGCCGCGGCGCTGGTGGCCTGTGCCGCCGGGTTACCCATCGTCAAGCACGGGAACCGTGCGGTGTCCAGCCGAAGCGGGAGTGCCGATTTCCTGGAAGCCCTCGGAATTCAAATTCAGCTTACACCGGAGGAGATGCGGGAGGTCTTTTTGGCTACCGGCTTCGCATTTTTGTTCGCTCCCGTCTATCATCCGGCCATCCGGGCGGTCCAGCCGGTCCGCAAGGACCTGGGCATCCGGACGCTCTTTAACCTGATCGGTCCTTTGGCTAACCCCGCCCCGGTCACAGCCAAGCTGGTCGGCGTCTCACGGGCCGAAGATCTCCCCGTTTTCTCCCAAGCTATGGCCCGGCTTGGGTATCAGCGGGCCCTGACTGTCTGGGGAGAACCGGGTCTTGATGAAGTGAGTCCCTGCGGAATCACCCGCCTGCTTTTTCGGGATGGACAAAGTGAGCATGAATATGTCTTTCATCCGCTGGACCTCGGGTACGGGGTCTGCCCCCTCGAAGCCATCCGGGGAGGGAGCGCGGAGGATAACGCGGCGATGTTTAGGGCAATCATCAATGGCCAGGAGCGCGGTCCGCGACATATGGCCGTGGTCCTGAATACGGCCGCCCTGTTCTGGGTCTGTGGGGAGGTAGCGGACCTCCGGGAAGGGTGTGAACGGGCGGAAGAAACCCTGAACTCCGGACAGGCCCGGGAATTTGTCGACCGCCTGGTGACCACCGGCTCCCGTCTGGCGAGGAAGGAGGTCTGA